The proteins below come from a single Desulfitobacterium metallireducens DSM 15288 genomic window:
- a CDS encoding M50 family metallopeptidase has protein sequence MEVLRLRGLSIRVHPTFLLVLVAYGVLGLITQALFIFALVIGHELAHLFTAKAYGFNVVGLEIFPFGGAAYCDDLFEGRKIEESIMALAGPGFNLLLLFAAQALRWLGYWTGPSGEEFVRINFWLAAFNLLPILPLDGGRVARALFSDMFGFVRTTKALARLGQAFGAFLAILGLTLLGKEHFIENLMTFLILAAFFWLSGNKEIASARITFLRHLTRKKEELLRKGLMKSKVLTAYAETPLVRIVEELTPDRYALIHLPGKEFQMEKMLTETEVVEGMLAHGIYYPVGKL, from the coding sequence GTGGAGGTTTTAAGATTACGGGGTTTGAGCATCAGAGTTCATCCTACATTTTTACTTGTATTAGTTGCTTATGGAGTCCTGGGGCTAATAACCCAGGCTCTTTTCATCTTCGCTCTTGTCATTGGGCATGAATTAGCACACTTGTTTACGGCCAAAGCGTATGGGTTTAATGTAGTGGGTCTAGAGATCTTTCCCTTTGGCGGGGCTGCCTACTGTGATGATCTTTTTGAAGGACGAAAAATCGAAGAAAGTATTATGGCTCTAGCCGGACCTGGGTTTAATCTTCTTCTATTGTTTGCAGCACAGGCTCTACGGTGGTTGGGTTATTGGACAGGGCCGAGTGGAGAAGAGTTTGTACGCATCAACTTTTGGCTGGCTGCATTTAATTTGCTTCCGATACTTCCCTTAGATGGAGGTCGGGTCGCTCGGGCTCTTTTTTCAGATATGTTCGGTTTTGTTCGGACGACGAAAGCACTTGCTCGTCTTGGTCAAGCTTTTGGCGCTTTTCTGGCCATTCTCGGTCTAACTCTGTTGGGAAAGGAACATTTTATTGAGAATCTAATGACGTTCCTTATCTTGGCCGCCTTTTTTTGGCTCTCAGGAAACAAGGAAATAGCGTCAGCCCGAATTACCTTTCTCCGTCACCTCACCCGCAAAAAGGAGGAGCTCCTCAGGAAAGGGTTGATGAAGAGTAAAGTCCTGACAGCTTATGCGGAAACTCCGCTCGTTCGGATTGTGGAGGAATTAACGCCGGATCGGTATGCTTTGATTCATCTACCGGGGAAGGAGTTTCAGATGGAGAAGATGCTGACTGAGACAGAGGTTGTTGAGGGTATGCTAGCGCATGGGATTTATTATCCAGTGGGTAAGCTATAA
- a CDS encoding murein hydrolase activator EnvC family protein, whose product MNPFERWDDWEWERAAQEVGRERGMKYEDWPVKRTSQKRRKREILYTWTGIQKKAVLAVTFFLLIFFASKGEDGLSQTIHSMYKGTVQNGDLYAAMNDMAKEALGMGPIGVKSTPVDATMKEKFVPPLSGPVMAAFGTMDSEGKGSIHNGIDVGSALGIPVVAPYIGVVTQVGEDPQLGRLVKLDFSNGWTAVLANLGEVKVQKGQAVQTGEVIGTVGLSAPLKKPWLHFELRKDGQPINPMPYLVPAAK is encoded by the coding sequence ATGAATCCATTTGAACGCTGGGATGATTGGGAATGGGAAAGAGCCGCCCAAGAGGTAGGACGCGAGCGAGGAATGAAGTATGAGGATTGGCCAGTTAAACGGACTTCTCAGAAACGCCGTAAACGAGAAATTCTTTATACCTGGACAGGAATCCAAAAAAAAGCGGTCCTTGCCGTCACATTTTTTCTTTTAATCTTTTTCGCATCGAAAGGCGAAGATGGTCTGTCCCAAACGATCCACTCGATGTATAAGGGAACGGTCCAAAATGGCGATTTATATGCCGCAATGAATGATATGGCCAAGGAAGCCTTGGGCATGGGTCCTATCGGCGTAAAATCAACTCCAGTTGATGCAACCATGAAAGAAAAGTTTGTGCCCCCTTTATCTGGTCCAGTTATGGCTGCCTTTGGGACAATGGATAGTGAAGGGAAGGGAAGTATTCATAATGGAATCGATGTTGGAAGTGCTTTAGGCATCCCGGTGGTTGCGCCTTACATAGGCGTTGTGACCCAGGTGGGCGAGGATCCTCAACTCGGTCGGCTTGTGAAATTGGATTTTTCGAATGGATGGACAGCTGTTCTTGCTAATCTTGGGGAAGTTAAAGTCCAAAAGGGGCAAGCCGTTCAGACGGGTGAAGTTATCGGTACTGTTGGACTTTCAGCTCCACTGAAAAAGCCCTGGCTCCATTTTGAATTACGCAAAGATGGCCAACCTATAAATCCAATGCCTTACCTCGTTCCAGCAGCAAAATAA
- the rodA gene encoding rod shape-determining protein RodA, with the protein MFERRFFKNLDFLFVFILLLLLGASLLILSTASLNVIASQPYFYVKNQAMWIGVGLVIAVGVASIDYQKFRKYSWWIYGLNLALLLAVFFIGSSAKGAQRWIPVTSGFKIQPSEFAKIFIILTFADFLARRQGKLNRFRDFIPPFLYVVVPMALIFKQPDLGTTLVFAAIFVGMMFVAGANPWKFGGLLVGGILLVALILWLHFSTDLPGFLKFAQGLPLPLQDYQLKRLTIFMDPMSDTSGDGYHIIQSIWAIGSGGLWGKGYRGGTQAQLNFLPEHHTDFIFSVVGEEFGFIGTITLLFLFAMFLLRAISIATKSQDIYGMLVSSGVISMFVFHILVNVGMTSGIMPVTGIPLPLISYGGSAMLTNMISIGLLLSINIRRQRLMF; encoded by the coding sequence ATGTTTGAGCGACGCTTCTTTAAGAATCTAGATTTTCTTTTTGTATTTATTCTTTTACTACTTTTGGGTGCTAGCTTATTGATCTTGAGTACAGCATCCTTGAATGTTATCGCTTCTCAACCGTATTTTTATGTAAAGAACCAGGCAATGTGGATTGGTGTTGGGCTTGTTATTGCCGTTGGAGTTGCTTCGATTGATTATCAAAAGTTTAGAAAGTATAGTTGGTGGATTTATGGTTTGAATCTTGCCTTGTTGCTTGCTGTTTTTTTCATAGGGTCCTCTGCCAAAGGGGCGCAACGCTGGATTCCGGTGACCTCAGGTTTTAAAATTCAACCTTCCGAGTTTGCCAAGATTTTTATCATCTTAACTTTTGCTGATTTTTTAGCCAGACGGCAAGGTAAGTTGAACCGTTTTCGTGATTTTATTCCGCCCTTTTTGTATGTTGTTGTGCCGATGGCTCTTATTTTTAAACAACCTGACTTAGGTACGACTTTAGTTTTTGCCGCGATTTTTGTGGGGATGATGTTTGTGGCGGGGGCTAATCCTTGGAAATTTGGAGGACTTTTGGTCGGCGGTATTTTACTTGTTGCCCTTATCTTATGGTTACACTTTTCAACCGATTTACCCGGCTTTCTGAAATTTGCACAAGGTCTCCCTCTGCCTTTACAGGATTACCAGTTGAAGCGTTTGACGATCTTTATGGATCCGATGTCTGATACCTCAGGAGATGGGTATCATATCATACAATCGATCTGGGCTATTGGCTCGGGAGGTTTGTGGGGTAAGGGCTATCGCGGAGGGACTCAGGCTCAGCTCAACTTCTTGCCTGAGCATCATACGGACTTTATTTTTTCAGTGGTGGGAGAAGAGTTCGGATTTATTGGAACGATTACGTTACTGTTTTTATTTGCAATGTTTTTACTTCGCGCGATTAGTATAGCCACAAAATCGCAGGATATATATGGAATGCTCGTGAGTAGTGGAGTCATAAGTATGTTCGTTTTTCATATTCTTGTAAATGTTGGAATGACTTCTGGAATTATGCCTGTTACGGGAATTCCTCTTCCTTTGATCAGTTATGGCGGAAGTGCGATGTTGACCAATATGATAAGTATAGGCCTTTTATTAAGCATTAATATCAGACGACAGCGATTGATGTTTTGA
- the minE gene encoding cell division topological specificity factor MinE has translation MLEFINKMLGRESSSKNIAKERLRLVLVHDRADISPQMLNSLKEDLIKVISNYMEIDESALEVNLSQEEREVALVANIPVVRMKRDYASKEKVQL, from the coding sequence TTGTTAGAGTTTATTAATAAGATGCTTGGTCGTGAAAGTTCTTCGAAGAATATTGCCAAAGAACGCTTGCGGCTTGTCCTCGTACATGACCGAGCCGATATTTCACCCCAGATGTTAAACAGTCTGAAAGAGGATTTAATTAAAGTGATTTCTAACTATATGGAGATTGATGAATCAGCGTTGGAGGTTAATCTCAGCCAGGAAGAACGAGAGGTCGCTTTGGTTGCAAATATCCCTGTCGTTCGGATGAAAAGAGATTATGCGTCTAAGGAAAAGGTTCAGCTATAG
- the minD gene encoding septum site-determining protein MinD yields MGDVIVVTSGKGGVGKTTTSANIGTGLAAAGHKVVLVDTDIGLRNLDVVMGLENRIVYDIVDVTSGNCRLKQALIKDKRFENLYLLPAAQTKDKTAVNPDQMRALAQELKNEYDYAIIDCPAGIEQGFRNAIAGADRAIVVTTPEVSAVRDADRIIGLLEAADLKSPRLIINRIRPAMVKRGDMMDISDIMDILAIDLIGVVPDDESIVISTNRGEPAVTDHSSHAGEAYRRITRRIQGEEVPLMNLDAPEGFMDKIKKFFGMR; encoded by the coding sequence ATGGGAGACGTTATTGTCGTGACATCGGGAAAGGGAGGAGTTGGTAAAACGACCACCTCGGCCAACATTGGTACTGGTCTTGCAGCAGCAGGACATAAAGTGGTTTTGGTGGATACGGATATCGGCTTGCGCAACTTAGACGTGGTAATGGGTCTGGAAAACCGGATCGTTTATGATATCGTCGATGTGACTAGCGGAAACTGTCGTTTAAAACAAGCCTTGATTAAGGATAAACGCTTTGAGAATCTTTATTTACTACCGGCTGCTCAAACGAAGGATAAAACAGCAGTTAATCCTGATCAGATGAGAGCTTTAGCACAAGAACTGAAGAATGAGTATGATTATGCAATCATTGACTGTCCTGCAGGAATTGAACAAGGTTTCCGCAATGCGATTGCCGGCGCTGACCGTGCTATCGTCGTTACAACACCAGAAGTGAGTGCTGTCCGTGATGCGGATCGGATTATTGGACTATTGGAAGCCGCTGATCTCAAGAGCCCACGCCTTATTATTAACCGGATTCGTCCGGCGATGGTGAAGCGTGGGGATATGATGGATATTTCGGATATCATGGATATTCTAGCAATTGATCTCATTGGAGTTGTCCCTGATGATGAAAGCATCGTCATCTCGACAAACCGCGGAGAACCTGCGGTGACAGACCATTCCTCTCATGCAGGAGAAGCTTATCGCCGCATTACTCGAAGAATCCAGGGGGAAGAAGTACCGCTAATGAACCTTGATGCTCCAGAAGGTTTTATGGATAAGATTAAGAAATTTTTCGGGATGCGTTAA
- the minC gene encoding septum site-determining protein MinC, with protein MIEHIALKGTRDGLVLYLDPESDFLVLMDELQKLLRDSEQFLQGAAVRCYGGNKVFTVEQKEELSQALAQYGLTFAGWLTDEQVYTPGSKTDFANEESEKVRVWDEGMDEGPCLFVERTLRSGASIQFEGHVVVLGDVNPGAEIIATGNIAVMGSLRGVAHAGATGERKATVSAYHLAPTQLRIADLVARSPEGTEDWRGPEIAKIKENQLMVDAIQMTGLRGKGR; from the coding sequence TTGATAGAACACATAGCCTTAAAGGGAACTCGGGATGGATTGGTTTTATATCTTGATCCTGAGTCGGATTTCTTAGTTTTAATGGATGAACTTCAAAAGCTTTTAAGAGATTCAGAACAATTCCTTCAGGGAGCGGCTGTACGTTGCTATGGAGGAAATAAGGTTTTCACGGTTGAGCAAAAAGAAGAATTGAGCCAAGCTTTAGCCCAATATGGACTTACTTTTGCTGGGTGGTTAACGGATGAGCAAGTCTATACTCCGGGCAGTAAGACCGATTTCGCAAACGAGGAATCGGAGAAAGTTCGAGTGTGGGATGAAGGGATGGATGAGGGTCCTTGCCTTTTTGTAGAACGGACCTTACGATCTGGAGCGAGTATCCAATTTGAAGGACATGTTGTTGTCCTAGGGGATGTCAATCCTGGAGCTGAAATCATTGCGACGGGAAATATAGCGGTCATGGGTTCACTCCGTGGGGTTGCTCATGCTGGTGCGACAGGAGAACGAAAAGCAACGGTTAGTGCATACCATCTTGCTCCGACGCAATTACGGATCGCGGACCTTGTTGCTCGCTCACCGGAGGGAACGGAGGATTGGCGAGGCCCTGAAATTGCTAAGATTAAAGAGAATCAGCTTATGGTTGATGCAATACAAATGACCGGGCTGAGAGGAAAAGGGAGATAG
- the mrdA gene encoding penicillin-binding protein 2, with product MDEKERKPYLHRLWGLSIVVLLVFAILGFNLWRLQIAQSSYYATKAAGNVMQLVTIPPTRGDIKDRNGMLLATSVPEFALTIDWLDLQKATTANWKEVVHRLAEFIQPYWSNQAESVDAITEDIFVMIQNQQWERYRPVTVLSNVPETLQAVIGEHQDELPGISIDALPVRSYPQNFLMGQALGYVREISDNEIDQFNEQPLAQKDGFKYSQGDLVGKMGVEKSYDYWLRGKEGTQQVIVDNSARPINKEVIQAAQPGKTVQLTIDANLQQVMQTSLDQVIANVQKSHSDAQVGAAVMIDVKTGKILAMVSRPYMNPNDLTGTISDAVAEAYFSSKDAASFNRALSGAYAPGSTYKMLTAMAALESKVTNPSESFSDVMSSLGPANVQIQGFPEWGGNNFGMVNMTRGIALSSDIYFEILGRRIFDANPELMKQLSNEFGLGVKSGVDLPGEAIGVAPSEEWKKGYYGPYYDKMRDEKLKTIEDNYATKISQAADDKSKQSLLSKKNAEIKQVDVWYQQMESQNIDWKIYDSFNNSIGQGYNSYTPLQLANYVATLVNGGKRMQPYVVDKILDPATGQVVYQNQPQVLNNVSVSPENLEIVKKGMAAVTSGEGTAAWLFADVPQFSGGGKTGTAQIGSKNTISGDLYNGMFVAFAPYDDPQVAFAGVVEYGGHGGETAGLVAKAAFMQYFSWKSTYGG from the coding sequence ATGGATGAGAAAGAGCGCAAACCCTATTTGCATCGGCTGTGGGGGCTAAGCATCGTTGTGTTACTGGTTTTCGCAATTCTCGGATTTAATCTTTGGCGGTTGCAGATTGCCCAATCTTCCTATTATGCGACAAAGGCTGCAGGGAATGTTATGCAACTGGTTACGATTCCGCCGACGCGTGGAGATATAAAGGATCGTAATGGGATGTTACTTGCAACGAGTGTTCCAGAATTTGCTTTAACCATCGATTGGTTGGATTTACAAAAAGCGACAACTGCGAATTGGAAAGAGGTTGTTCATCGTCTAGCTGAGTTTATCCAACCGTATTGGTCGAATCAAGCAGAGTCTGTGGATGCCATTACTGAGGACATCTTTGTCATGATTCAAAATCAGCAATGGGAGAGATATCGTCCAGTCACGGTGCTATCGAATGTGCCGGAAACACTTCAAGCCGTAATTGGTGAACATCAAGATGAACTTCCAGGAATAAGTATTGATGCCTTACCTGTACGTTCTTATCCTCAGAATTTCTTGATGGGTCAAGCCTTAGGTTATGTCCGAGAAATCAGTGATAATGAGATCGACCAATTTAATGAACAACCGTTGGCTCAAAAAGATGGCTTTAAATATTCCCAAGGAGATCTTGTGGGAAAGATGGGGGTCGAGAAAAGCTACGATTATTGGTTGCGGGGTAAAGAAGGGACTCAGCAAGTCATCGTGGATAATAGTGCGCGGCCGATTAATAAAGAGGTCATCCAGGCGGCTCAACCCGGCAAGACAGTACAACTCACGATCGATGCCAATTTACAACAGGTAATGCAGACCAGTTTAGATCAGGTTATTGCTAATGTTCAGAAGTCTCACTCTGATGCTCAAGTTGGAGCGGCTGTAATGATTGATGTTAAAACGGGCAAGATTTTAGCTATGGTCTCGCGTCCTTATATGAATCCGAATGATTTGACAGGGACGATCTCTGATGCGGTTGCCGAAGCGTATTTCAGCAGTAAGGATGCGGCATCGTTTAATCGGGCTCTTTCAGGTGCTTATGCACCAGGGTCGACGTATAAAATGTTAACGGCAATGGCTGCTTTAGAGTCAAAAGTAACCAATCCCTCGGAATCTTTCTCCGATGTCATGTCTTCCCTCGGTCCTGCCAATGTGCAGATACAAGGGTTTCCGGAGTGGGGCGGAAATAATTTTGGAATGGTCAATATGACGCGGGGGATCGCACTCTCATCTGATATTTATTTTGAAATTCTTGGACGCAGGATCTTTGACGCGAATCCGGAACTGATGAAACAACTGTCTAATGAGTTTGGCTTAGGTGTAAAAAGTGGGGTTGACTTACCAGGCGAAGCGATCGGAGTCGCTCCTTCTGAAGAGTGGAAAAAAGGGTATTATGGGCCTTATTATGATAAGATGCGTGATGAAAAGTTAAAAACGATTGAAGACAATTATGCGACGAAGATTTCTCAGGCTGCTGATGATAAATCAAAACAGAGTTTGTTATCCAAAAAAAATGCAGAGATTAAACAAGTGGATGTTTGGTATCAGCAAATGGAAAGTCAGAACATCGATTGGAAGATCTATGACAGCTTTAACAATTCTATTGGTCAAGGCTATAATTCGTACACGCCTCTTCAACTCGCGAATTATGTGGCAACTCTAGTTAATGGGGGAAAACGAATGCAACCCTATGTTGTCGATAAAATTCTCGACCCTGCCACGGGTCAAGTTGTTTACCAAAATCAGCCTCAGGTCTTAAATAACGTCTCTGTTTCCCCGGAAAATTTGGAAATTGTTAAAAAAGGAATGGCTGCGGTTACGAGTGGTGAAGGGACAGCGGCTTGGCTTTTCGCTGATGTCCCCCAATTTTCGGGGGGAGGTAAAACTGGTACGGCACAGATTGGTTCAAAGAATACAATTTCTGGAGATCTCTATAACGGAATGTTTGTGGCTTTTGCCCCTTATGATGATCCACAAGTTGCTTTTGCTGGGGTTGTCGAATATGGGGGTCATGGTGGTGAGACTGCAGGACTTGTCGCTAAAGCTGCTTTTATGCAATATTTTAGCTGGAAATCGACTTATGGTGGTTAA